In Malania oleifera isolate guangnan ecotype guangnan chromosome 8, ASM2987363v1, whole genome shotgun sequence, a single window of DNA contains:
- the LOC131162021 gene encoding uncharacterized protein LOC131162021 has translation MATCLPSHSFFTPRLSAPPQRSSKTLVLKTPALQPLHHFPLCRPLTEFPLLNFSPVANRRCFNVPLAAEEPSPFTIDEAERSQNGAKTSESETEKEGSQNDAKTSESKMRPGHLSSLKTLTEAYKEAIIDGDEKTIAEIEAMIYTLENEKNDLAQKVSTLSSEITSGKDKYLRLQADFDNFRKRSEKERLTTRTDAKGEVIESLLLMVDNFERAKQQIKPETEKEKNIDTSYQGIYKQFVEIMKSLNVSAVETVGKPFDPSLHEAMAREESQEFREGIVIQEFRRGFFLGDRLLRPAMVKVSAGPGRKKTTSGAEKSDGQPATAAGVDEDASVKQP, from the exons ATGGCTACTTGCCTCCCTAGCCACTCTTTCTTCACCCCTCGCCTCTCCGCTCCTCCCCAAAGATCCTCCAAAACCCTAGTTCTAAAAACCCCAGCCCTCCAACCCCTCCACCATTTCCCTCTCTGCAGGCCCCTTACTGAGTTCCCTCTCTTGAACTTCTCTCCAGTGGCCAACAGGCGTTGCTTCAATGTTCCCCTTGCAGCCGAAGAGCCTTCACCTTTT ACAATTGATGAAGCGGAGCGCAGTCAGAATGGTGCAAAAACATCAGAAAGTGAAACAGAGAAGGAGGGTAGTCAAAATGATGCAAAGACATCAGAAAGCAAAATGCGGCCAGGGCATTTATCCAGTTTGAAAACCCTCACTGAAGCATACAAGGAGGCTATTATAGATGGGGATGAAAAAACTATAGCTGAAATTGAGGCTATGATATATACATTAGAGAATGAGAAGAATGATTTGGCTCAGAAAGTTTCAACTTTGTCATCTGAGATAACATCTGGGAAGGACAAATATCTTCGCCTGCAAGCAGATTTTGATAATTTTAGGAAGAGATCAGAGAAGGAGAGACTTACCACAAGGACTGATGCCAAAGGAGAAGTAATTGAGAGCCTTTTGCTCATGGTGGACAATTTTGAGCGGGCCAAACAACAAATTAAACCAGAAACagagaaggaaaaaaatattGATACAAGTTATCAGGGTATATACAAGCAGTTTGTGGAGATCATGAAGAGTTTGAACGTGTCTGCTGTAGAAACTGTTGGAAAGCCATTTGATCCATCA CTGCACGAGGCCATGGCACGCGAGGAGTCCCAGGAGTTCAGGGAGGGAATTGTGATTCAAGAATTCCGCCGCGGTTTTTTCCTTGGAGATCGACTTCTAAGACCAGCAATGGTTAAAGTTTCTGCTGGCCCTGGTCGGAAGAAAACCACTTCAGGCGCTGAGAAATCCGACGGGCAACCTGCCACAGCTGCTGGAGTGGATGAAGATGCTTCTGTGAAACAACCCTAA